In Runella sp. SP2, the genomic window ACTCTGACATGCTTACACTCAATCCAGTTGTAGGAGGTGATTTTTCCAACAACGACGCAAGTGCTACTGTGTACATCTTTCGTAAAAGCGACCATGTGAGAATGGACGCTTTTGAGTTGCCACAACAAGTAAACCAAAACAAACCTATCATTTATCAAAATGAAGCTTGTGCGGGAAACCAACAACTCCGTACCGTTGCCCAAATTTATAGTCGCGCTATTAGTTTGAGCCCCGCACGCTATAACGATTCTCAAGGGTATTACATCATTTGGGAACGTTGTTGTCGGACGGCTGGGGTGGACAATCTTCAAAATAGAGGTCAAAACGTCGGACTGGTTTTTACGTTGGAGTTTCCAGCCCTTACGCAAAACGGCACTTTTTTTCGTAATTCTTCCCCCGACCTCAGTATCCCCAACGGTGAATATATTTGTATTAATAGGCCATTTAGGATGAATATGAGCGCTACTGATGCGGATGGTGATGAGTTAAGATACACCTTAGTTACTCCCCTCAATGGTTACACCAATGAAACAAATCCGCGAGGACTAGGCGAATCGCGCAGCAGTTATCCCGAAGTTAGATGGGCGGCAGGCTATGGACTTTCCAATACCATTCCAGGAAATCCCGCATTGGCAATTCACCCGACTACGGGCTTTCTTACGGTAAGAGCTTCTCAATTGGGCAGATTCACCTTTGCTATTCTGGTAGAAGAGTACCGAAATGGGGTCAAGATTGGTTCAACCCGTCGGGAGTTTCAGTTAAAAGTCATTGACTGTGGCGGCACTCCACCTCCTTCACCCACAGTATTCAACAGCACCAATACCAGTTTACCCGCTTCGGTCGTCGAAATTTGCGAAGGGACGAATGCGACACTCCAGTTTACGTCACAGCCCAATGTTTCGTACCAATGGCAAAAAGATGGTATCAACATTCCAAACCAAAAAAGCACAACTGTCACCATCAACCAAGCAGGTGAGTATCAAGTAACGGCTAGTTATACCAGTCGGTGCGCCCTCGACACGGTTTCTCAACTCGTGAAAGTTGTCATAGTAAAAGGACCAACTATCAACTTTTCCCCCTCTGATACCCTGAGGATTTGTAATGGCGATACGGCTATCATACAAACCACCCAAGGAAACGGTTTTGTTTATGAGTGGCGTAGAGATGGCGCTGTGCTTCCAACTGAAACCCGTTCTAGTTTAGCCACAACTCAAATAGGCACCTATCAAGTCGCGGTTCGGGGTACAAATGCCTGTATCAGTCGTGACACCGCCGTCGTTATACTGCGCCCTTCGCCAGCAAAGCCAGACATTACCTCGGCCAAAACTCAATTATGTGGCCGTGACTCTATCAAATTACAAACAGTTCTAGCCCCTGGCTTATCCGTCGAATGGCGCTTTAATGGCCAAGTCCTTCCCCAACGTTCCAACGAGTTTAACACTAAGCTTGCAGGAACTTACCAAGTGCGGGTTTCCAGTGGTAGCTGTTCGGCCCTTTCAGACCCCAAAAGAATTACCCAAGTATTGGCAGACACCATCCGATTCGACTCATTGCTTGCGGTTTGTTATGACCCCGCACTTCGGGTGGCGCTTCAAGGTAGCCCCGCAAACGGGATATTTGTGGGAAATGGGGTTGAAACAAACAACTTAAATGTTCAAACAGCGGGGGTTGGTCGTCACTCTATTCAGTATCAAGTAAACTTTGGCAATGATTGTGTATTGTCCAAAACCCGCGTTTTGGAAATCAAACCTATTCCCGTTTTAAAAGCGCCCAACAGCGTTACTCAATTAAAAGATGCTTCGGTGAATGTGCAAGTCCAAAGTGAAACACCCAACGGCGAAACGTACCAATGGACTCCTCCAACGGGTATTGAAAACCCTACTGCGTTACAGACCAACATCTCAACCCCCGACAACGAAACCTATACCCTTACCGCCACTGCCTCCAACGGGTGTAGCGCTCAAATTAGCATTAAGGTGGTGGTGGTACATTTAATGTTTATTCCCGACGCATTCAGCCCCAACGGCGATGGTACGAATGACACGTGGGAAATCAAAAACCTTGAAAAATTTCCTGACGCGGAGGTATTTGTTTACAACCGCTGGGGTGAGCTCATTCACCATCAATCCAAAGACCACCCCTTGCCTTGGGATGGTTTTTACGAAAATAGCCCTGCTCCCATTGGCGAATATACCTACCTCATTTTGCCCAACACGGAGTCCGACAATGTAGCTCGACGGGGCAAGGTTTTACTGCTTCGATAGCCCAAATTCTGCACAATCTTCACATATTTTATCAATAAAAAGGGGTAATAATGCCCCTTTTTTTGCTTTAGAATAACATAACTTTGGGTTCAAAGCTACCCTTTTTTTGTATTCCAATAGAATGGGTAAACAACTGATTATAAGTCAAAAAACGCGGAGCACAGCGCAAATACAGTCAAAAATAATATAAATGAGCAGGTAGGTGTAGGATAGTCTTTCACACTCTTTTTAGAAATATTTGAATATTAATTTGTCCGTTGCTTAGTTCCTAAACCATTTTTTGGCTAAACATCAGGCTTATTCCTAAAACATAAAATCGTTATCTACATGCTTAACAAAATGAGTGCTAAACTTCTTCAAGCAGGTTTTCTTTCTGCGTTGATTGTATTAGGTGGTTGTAAAGTTTCTAATACAAGCACGGGTGCTTCTGAAAAAGGCTTCAAATCCATTTTTAACGGTAAAAACCTCGACGGTTGGGATGGTGACCCTACCTACTGGCGCGCTGAAAACGGTGTACTTATCGGCGAAATTACTCCCAGTACGTTGCTCAAAGCCAACAACTTTCTTATCTGGAAAGGTGGCGAACCTGCTGATTTTGAACTAAAAGGCGAATTTAACATCGCCAAAGCGGGCAACTCAGGCATCAATTATCGCAGCGAAAGATTAACGGATGTACCGTTCGCGCTGAAAGGCTACCAAGCTGATATTGATGGTCAAATCAATTACACTGGTCAAAACTACGAGGAGCGTAAACGCACTACCCTCGCTTACCGTGGTCAAATCACGACGATTAGCCCTCAGTCTTCTCCGATGACACCCGAGCAGGTACGTGCCAAAGTAAAACGCAATGCCTGGACCGACCTCCAAGTGACAGGTTCATTGGGAACTTCAGACGAATTGAAAACAAAAATCAAATCAGAAGATTGGAATGAATTTCATTTGGTTGTGAAAGGCAATCGTTTACAACATTATGTCAACGGCGTATTGATGAGCGATGTCACTGACAATGACCAAGTAAACGGCAAATCAAAAGGATTTTTGGGCGTACAAGTACACGTAGGTCCTCCCATGAAAGTACAATACCGCAATCTGCGTTTGAAGCAATTGTAATGCGGTTCACAGTTAATCGTTATTGGTTAATCGTTATCGGTGAAACCTCGATGGTGTAATGCTATAACCAATGTTAAACATCTAATAATCAATATGATTATACAGTTAACGATTAACAGATAACAGTTATACAAATAACAGTTAACGATTACACAGACAAAACTGCTCGAAAAGAATTATGAATAAAATTGGCTTTAATGTATTGGCTTGGTCGGCGGGAATGTCTGACGAATTATTTCCCATCATCGAACGCCTCAAAGAAATTGGCTACGACGGCGTCGAATATTTTATCGGTGCCCCCGATGAAGACGCCTACAAACGGGTAGGAAACCGCTCGCGTGAACTAGGTTTAGGCGTAACGGCCGTGACGGTAGTAAGTCCTGATACTAACCCAGTCAGCGAATCGGCAACGGTACGCGCCCAAGCCCTCGACCAACTTAAATGGGTGATTGACCGCGCCCACGACCTAAACGCCGAAGTACTTTGTGGCCCCTTCCACTCGGCACACGCGCATTTTGTGGCTCGTCCAGCTTCGGTAGATGAGTTTGCCCGCGCCGCCGAAGTACTACATGCTGCGGGAGAATACGCCGCGCAAGCCAACTTAATTTTAGCCCCCGAAGCCCTCAATCGTTTTGAGTGCTACCTCTGCAATACGATGGAGCACCTTGCCAACTTGGTGCAATTGACCAACCACCCCAACGTACGGGCCATGTTCGACACGCACCATGCCAACATCGAAGAGAAAAAATACGAGTCGGCCATCCGTACCATTGCACCTTACTTGAGTCACGTCCACATTAGCGAAAACGACCGCGGCACGCCTGGCGATGGGCATATCCCGTGGGACAATGCCTTTGCGGGATTGGCGGCGGTTGGCTACAAAGGCTGGTTGACGATTGAAGCATTTTCTCGCAATGACCCAGATTTTGCCAATGCGATTGGGGTATGGCGCGAGTACAATGACCCTTGGCACATTGCCGAAAATGGTCTGACGTTCATCCGCGAAATGTCTATCAAGCATAATTTATAACGTATGAAAAAAGGAAGCTTCCTCTTTATTTCCTGCTGCCTGCTTTTTGGACTGTTGGGGTTTGCAACGCCCCTGCCATCGGTTCATCCTGAGGATGCGTACAAAATTGTCTATAAAGGAGAAAAAGGCCCAGGGAGGGGCAAAAATATCGTGTTTGTCACCACCGACCACGAATACCGAAGCGAAGAATCTCTCCCCGCGTTAGCTCGTATTTTGGCCAAACGTTATGGTTTTACGTGCACGGTCGTTTTTGGATTAGATGACCATGGCAACATCTTCCCTGGAAGTTCTAATTTAAAAGGGTTAGCGGCCCTCGATAAAGCCGATTTAATGGTATTGTTTACGCGTTTTTCCCATTTTGATGATGAAGAAATGCAGCACTTCGACGCTTACATTCGTCGCGGAGGCCCTATTGTTGCTTTTCGAACTTCGACCCATGCTTTTAACATCAAGAGTGGCTCGAAGTGGGAGCATTATTCTTGGAACTACAAAGGAGAAAAAAGTGGGTGGAAAGACGGTTTTGGTGAATTGGTATTGGGCGAAACGTGGGTATCTCACTACGGCACCAACCACAAACAATCTTCAAAACTACTGTTGGAAGATTCCCAAAAACAACATCCTATTTTGCGCGGTGTCAAAGACGTTTGGGTGCAGTCGGGAGGCTATACCGCCTACCCCAACGGGGCTACCACCTTGGCACGCGGGCAAGTGCTCAATGGCATGACGCCCACCTCAGCCCCCGACCCTACCAAAGAGTTACTCCCTGTTGCATGGGTTAAAAACTATTCAGTTGAGTCTGGGCCAACGGGGCGTGCTTTTACTACCACCCACGGTGCATCTGAAGACCTGCTCAACGAAGGATTCCGACGCATGGCAATCAACGCCACTCTTTGGGCAATGGGAATGGAGAAAGAAATCAAAGCCAACAACCCCATTGAATTTGTCGGTCCTTACCAGCCCACACCTTTCAATTTTGACGGGTATAAAGTAAACGTAAAACCTGCTGATCTAGCAGATTTCAATTCGTTGATTATGCCTGGTGAAATTTTCAAGAAAAAATAATTTGTATTCATAACCCATCCTAATTCTAGTATGTCAGTAACACTTCCATTTCGTTTTGGCTCAGAAGTTTACACTTGGTTCATGAGCGGAAACGGTGCCACACACCAAGGGCGTTTAGGCCACATGATTGAAATTATTTCCAAAGCAGGTTTTACGGGAATTCAACCCATTTTTACGTGGATGGGCGATTTGGTAAACCCTGATTTGTTGGAAGCTAAGTTGAAAGAACAAGGCATTGAACTAGCCGCCGTGGCTTTGGCCTTGGAGTGGAATGGTAACGGAGAAAACGAAGACGAACGCCGCATCGCCGACAATGCCATCGCTTTGTTACAGCGTTTTCCTGGGGCGGTTTTAAATACGGTTCAAATTCCAACGGGCCGCCACGACCTCGCCGCGCGTCAGAAAAGCCTGGTGAATATTGTCAATACCGTTTCGGCCCGTGCCAATGCGTTGGGCGTGCCTTGTAGTTTTCACCCCAACTCACCGCATTCATCCATCATCCGTACCGAAGAAGACTATAAAATTGTGTTGGAGTCGTTGGATGCAACCGTGACAGGCTGGACGCCCGACGTGGGTCACATCATCAATGGCGACATGGACCCGCTCGCCAAAATGAAAGAATACGCCTCGCTTATCAACCACGTACACTACAAAGATTGGGACGGTAATCCTGAATTTACGTTGATGGGACGCGGAAAAGTAGATTTGCTCGGTGTTACGCAGTGGTTGAAAGACATCAATTATTCGGGTTGGATTATCTGCGAAGACGAAGGCGAAGAAGCCCTCGACGACCCCGATTTTGTGACCCTCCACGACGGGCGTTGGATTTTAAACGATTTAATTCCAAATCTGAAATAACCTTAAACTGATTTAACCACATAGAGCACAATAGAATTAACACATAGAATACATAGATAGCTAAATCCTCCTAGGTTTTCTATGTAAAAAAACTATGTGAGCTATGTGGTAAAAAAGCAAAGTCTCGTAATCAATCCTCAATAGTATGCCTTTCGTACAGACCAACGGTATCAATTTTTACTACGAAGAGCGGGGTGATGCCAACGCTCAGCCATTGCTCCTCATCATGGGAATCACGGCAGCAGGCGGTGTGTGGGAGCCCCACGCCTCGTACTGGGCAAACGATTTTCGGTGCATTATTGGTGACAACCGTGGCGTAGGCAAAACCGACAAACCGCAAGGCCCCTATTCAACGGCTCAAATGGCCGACGATTATGCAGGATTGCTCGACGCGCTGGGTTTGGAAAATGTGCACGTAGTTGGCTGTTCGATGGGAAGTACCATTGCCCAACAACTGGCGATTCGTCACCCTAAAAAAGTGCGCTCGTTGGTGCTGATGTGTCCGTGGGCGCGCTGCGATAACGTGGCCAAAGCCATTTTTACCCACATGATGCACTGCAAAGCACGCTTCCGTCCCGAGGAATTTAGCTTGTACATTCAGCAGTTGATTTATTCAAAATCGTCGTGGGATAACGAAACCATCGCAGCAGAACTGGAAGCAGGACGCGCCCAAGCGGGTCTCGACCCGTTCCCTCAGCCATTGCACGGACTGGAAGGACAAGCTTCGGCCTGCATTTCGCACAATGCCTTGGCGGATTTACCGAACGTTACGCAACCGACGCTTGTGATTGGTGGCCGCGAGGACATTTTTACGCCCGTTTGGATGGCCGAAGAAGTGACCAATGCGATTCCTAACGCGGAGTTGTATTTGTACGAAAATGCGGGACACATTTTCCATTTTGAGCACTTGGACGACTTTAACCCACGGGTAAAGAATTGGTTAAGTCAGCATACTTAATTATTTATGAACACAAACGAAACAAACACGCAACCTTGGACCAACAAACTGTCGCACGTGGCGCAGTGGGGAGGCATCGAAACCTCCGTACTCGACAACGGCGCAGGACGTGGGACGCGCATTGCGTGGATAAATACGGGAACGGGTTTGCGGTATAAAGTGGTGCTTGACCGCGCCATGGACATCGCCGAAGCGTTCTACAACCAACACGGTTTGGCTTGGTTGAGTCATGCAGGTATTACGCCACCTCAGCCTTTTTCGGACGGTGGCATTGATTGGCTTCGGACGTTCGGTGGAGGTTTAGTTACCACGTGCGGGTTGAGCCACATTGGTGGGCCTGAGTCGGACGAATACGGTCAGCGCGGCCTTCACGGCGAAATCAGCAATATTCCCGCCGAAATTGAATCCATCGTTCAGCCCGACCCTGTGGCGGGCAAGTTGGACATGAGCATTACGGGGATTATCAAACAAGCCCGCGTTTTTGGGCCCGTGTTGGAACTGCGTCGGACAATTTCGGGAACGCTCGGACAACCGACCATCAAAATCCACGACGAAATCATCAACCGCGCCAATACCCCCGCCCCGCACATGTTACTTTACCACTGCAACTTCGGTTGGCCGCTGGTGGACGAAGGAGCACGCTTAGTGTGGCAAGGCAAATGGCAGTCGCGCGATGGCAATCCACAAAATCCGATTTTTAATAACGACAACGATTTCCGCCGTTGCCCCGCGCCGCTCGAAGCCCACAGTGGCTTTGGCGAAGAGGCCGCCTTTATCGACATCGACGCTGACGCCAACGGACAAGCAAGTTGCGGAGTTTATAATGAGGCACTTGGGTTTGCCGTTGCAGTTCGTTTTCCCAAAGCTCAACTGCCTTGGCTCACCAACTGGCAGCACTGGGGCAAAGGCGAATACGTCACGGGCTTAGAACCTGGCACCCACCCGCCGATTGGGCAAGCGGCAGCACGGGCACAACAAACGCTCATTGAACTAG contains:
- a CDS encoding gliding motility-associated C-terminal domain-containing protein is translated as MMKRVIFVFVLFLSISIDGWAVHIFGGDFRMIAQPTQGNYLLTLTLYSDMLTLNPVVGGDFSNNDASATVYIFRKSDHVRMDAFELPQQVNQNKPIIYQNEACAGNQQLRTVAQIYSRAISLSPARYNDSQGYYIIWERCCRTAGVDNLQNRGQNVGLVFTLEFPALTQNGTFFRNSSPDLSIPNGEYICINRPFRMNMSATDADGDELRYTLVTPLNGYTNETNPRGLGESRSSYPEVRWAAGYGLSNTIPGNPALAIHPTTGFLTVRASQLGRFTFAILVEEYRNGVKIGSTRREFQLKVIDCGGTPPPSPTVFNSTNTSLPASVVEICEGTNATLQFTSQPNVSYQWQKDGINIPNQKSTTVTINQAGEYQVTASYTSRCALDTVSQLVKVVIVKGPTINFSPSDTLRICNGDTAIIQTTQGNGFVYEWRRDGAVLPTETRSSLATTQIGTYQVAVRGTNACISRDTAVVILRPSPAKPDITSAKTQLCGRDSIKLQTVLAPGLSVEWRFNGQVLPQRSNEFNTKLAGTYQVRVSSGSCSALSDPKRITQVLADTIRFDSLLAVCYDPALRVALQGSPANGIFVGNGVETNNLNVQTAGVGRHSIQYQVNFGNDCVLSKTRVLEIKPIPVLKAPNSVTQLKDASVNVQVQSETPNGETYQWTPPTGIENPTALQTNISTPDNETYTLTATASNGCSAQISIKVVVVHLMFIPDAFSPNGDGTNDTWEIKNLEKFPDAEVFVYNRWGELIHHQSKDHPLPWDGFYENSPAPIGEYTYLILPNTESDNVARRGKVLLLR
- a CDS encoding DUF1080 domain-containing protein — its product is MSAKLLQAGFLSALIVLGGCKVSNTSTGASEKGFKSIFNGKNLDGWDGDPTYWRAENGVLIGEITPSTLLKANNFLIWKGGEPADFELKGEFNIAKAGNSGINYRSERLTDVPFALKGYQADIDGQINYTGQNYEERKRTTLAYRGQITTISPQSSPMTPEQVRAKVKRNAWTDLQVTGSLGTSDELKTKIKSEDWNEFHLVVKGNRLQHYVNGVLMSDVTDNDQVNGKSKGFLGVQVHVGPPMKVQYRNLRLKQL
- a CDS encoding sugar phosphate isomerase/epimerase encodes the protein MNKIGFNVLAWSAGMSDELFPIIERLKEIGYDGVEYFIGAPDEDAYKRVGNRSRELGLGVTAVTVVSPDTNPVSESATVRAQALDQLKWVIDRAHDLNAEVLCGPFHSAHAHFVARPASVDEFARAAEVLHAAGEYAAQANLILAPEALNRFECYLCNTMEHLANLVQLTNHPNVRAMFDTHHANIEEKKYESAIRTIAPYLSHVHISENDRGTPGDGHIPWDNAFAGLAAVGYKGWLTIEAFSRNDPDFANAIGVWREYNDPWHIAENGLTFIREMSIKHNL
- a CDS encoding ThuA domain-containing protein, with amino-acid sequence MKKGSFLFISCCLLFGLLGFATPLPSVHPEDAYKIVYKGEKGPGRGKNIVFVTTDHEYRSEESLPALARILAKRYGFTCTVVFGLDDHGNIFPGSSNLKGLAALDKADLMVLFTRFSHFDDEEMQHFDAYIRRGGPIVAFRTSTHAFNIKSGSKWEHYSWNYKGEKSGWKDGFGELVLGETWVSHYGTNHKQSSKLLLEDSQKQHPILRGVKDVWVQSGGYTAYPNGATTLARGQVLNGMTPTSAPDPTKELLPVAWVKNYSVESGPTGRAFTTTHGASEDLLNEGFRRMAINATLWAMGMEKEIKANNPIEFVGPYQPTPFNFDGYKVNVKPADLADFNSLIMPGEIFKKK
- a CDS encoding sugar phosphate isomerase/epimerase, with the translated sequence MSVTLPFRFGSEVYTWFMSGNGATHQGRLGHMIEIISKAGFTGIQPIFTWMGDLVNPDLLEAKLKEQGIELAAVALALEWNGNGENEDERRIADNAIALLQRFPGAVLNTVQIPTGRHDLAARQKSLVNIVNTVSARANALGVPCSFHPNSPHSSIIRTEEDYKIVLESLDATVTGWTPDVGHIINGDMDPLAKMKEYASLINHVHYKDWDGNPEFTLMGRGKVDLLGVTQWLKDINYSGWIICEDEGEEALDDPDFVTLHDGRWILNDLIPNLK
- a CDS encoding alpha/beta fold hydrolase, producing the protein MPFVQTNGINFYYEERGDANAQPLLLIMGITAAGGVWEPHASYWANDFRCIIGDNRGVGKTDKPQGPYSTAQMADDYAGLLDALGLENVHVVGCSMGSTIAQQLAIRHPKKVRSLVLMCPWARCDNVAKAIFTHMMHCKARFRPEEFSLYIQQLIYSKSSWDNETIAAELEAGRAQAGLDPFPQPLHGLEGQASACISHNALADLPNVTQPTLVIGGREDIFTPVWMAEEVTNAIPNAELYLYENAGHIFHFEHLDDFNPRVKNWLSQHT
- a CDS encoding aldose 1-epimerase family protein; the encoded protein is MNTNETNTQPWTNKLSHVAQWGGIETSVLDNGAGRGTRIAWINTGTGLRYKVVLDRAMDIAEAFYNQHGLAWLSHAGITPPQPFSDGGIDWLRTFGGGLVTTCGLSHIGGPESDEYGQRGLHGEISNIPAEIESIVQPDPVAGKLDMSITGIIKQARVFGPVLELRRTISGTLGQPTIKIHDEIINRANTPAPHMLLYHCNFGWPLVDEGARLVWQGKWQSRDGNPQNPIFNNDNDFRRCPAPLEAHSGFGEEAAFIDIDADANGQASCGVYNEALGFAVAVRFPKAQLPWLTNWQHWGKGEYVTGLEPGTHPPIGQAAARAQQTLIELAPGEKRSYTLDIEIITDSAALRDFVGHP